The following coding sequences are from one Rhinoraja longicauda isolate Sanriku21f chromosome 7, sRhiLon1.1, whole genome shotgun sequence window:
- the pou4f1 gene encoding POU domain, class 4, transcription factor 1 yields MMSMNSKQPAFGMHHTLPEHKYTSLHSSSEAIRRACLPAPPQLQNNIFASLDETLLARAEALAAVDIAVSQGKSHPFKPDATYHTMNSVPCTSNSNAPLPHPSALSAHHHHHHHHHHQPHQTMDPGELLDHLSNSSLSLAGAMAQAGAGNGESGVVPTSSHSHPAHMHGMGHLSSPHPHHPHHHHPHHQNALNMTPHPHGLAAHGVAPGMPTLNDVDADPRELEAFAERFKQRRIKLGVTQADVGSALANLKIPGVGSLSQSTICRFESLTLSHNNMIALKPILQAWLEEAEGAHREKLNKPDLFNGGEKKRKRTSIAAPEKRSLEAYFAVQPRPSSEKIAAIAEKLDLKKNVVRVWFCNQRQKQKRMKFSASH; encoded by the exons ATGATGTCCATGAACAGCAAGCAGCCAGCCTTCGGCATGCATCATACCCTACCTGAGCACAAGTACACTTCTCTACACTCCAGCTCGGAAGCAATAAGGAGAGCCTGCCTGCCAGCGCCGCCG CAACTGCAGAATAACATCTTCGCCAGCTTGGATGAAACTCTCCTGGCCCGCGCCGAAGCTCTGGCTGCCGTGGATATCGCCGTGTCTCAAGGCAAGAGCCACCCATTCAAGCCGGATGCCACTTACCACACCATGAATAGTGTGCCATGCACTTCTAACTCAAATGCGCCGCTGCCGCATCCGTCGGCTTTGTccgcccaccaccaccaccaccaccatcaccaccaccaaccTCACCAGACCATGGACCCCGGAGAGCTTCTCGACCACCTAAGCAATTCCTCGCTGAGCTTGGCCGGGGCCATGGCCCAGGCCGGGGCCGGTAACGGAGAAAGTGGAGTGGTGCCCACCTCGTCTCACTCGCACCCGGCACACATGCACGGCATGGGCCACCTCAGCAGCCCGCACCCTCATcaccctcaccaccaccacccccaccaccagaaCGCCCTGAACATGACCCCGCACCCTCATGGGCTGGCGGCTCACGGCGTGGCCCCCGGCATGCCCACCCTCAACGACGTGGACGCTGACCCGCGGGAGCTGGAAGCTTTCGCCGAGCGCTTCAAGCAGAGGAGGATCAAGCTGGGAGTGACCCAGGCCGACGTGGGCTCGGCCCTGGCTAACTTGAAGATCCCGGGAGTGGGCTCGCTCAGCCAGAGCACCATCTGCAGGTTCGAGTCGCTGACCCTGTCCCATAATAACATGATCGCTCTCAAGCCCATTCTACAAGCTTGGCTGGAAGAGGCGGAGGGCGCTCACCGCGAGAAACTCAACAAGCCCGACCTCTTCAACGGCGGCGAGAAGAAGCGCAAAAGGACGTCGATCGCCGCCCCGGAGAAGCGCTCCTTGGAAGCTTACTTCGCTGTGCAACCTCGACCGTCCTCTGAAAAGATTGCGGCCATCGCCGAGAAACTGGACCTGAAAAAGAACGTGGTCAGGGTATGGTTTTGCAATCAAAGACAGAAGCAAAAACGGATGAAATTTTCCGCCAGCCACTAG